In the genome of Myxococcus stipitatus, one region contains:
- a CDS encoding sensor histidine kinase encodes MLPTSGSTTRKLLLAFGALVALFTAASGFALARLADIHDGSHQLREAGNRVRDALELATAVRDQYAHVAHTIILGNASHVHFHEESRARVEALTRRLREQAQDDEERAWVADIQENGDALERLYRDSLLPAVLAKDHATVTAVHSRVLERVSLVQARAESLAHRFDNSIGSFEAHVGAVEHNSFRWALLLLGGATLFAIGVGIYIGNSVARPVARLSEGAARLAQGDLDTRIPENDPGELGQLAAQFNRMTEALRTHQAQLVQHEKLASVGRLAAGVAHEINNPLGVILGYVRILQRKAEGPLAEDLKVVEEEAVRCQQIVEGLLDLSRPGHGPMEKVSVRETCEDVVARLREAERLGQVEVRVEGTASAWAQPLRLRQVLLNLVKNAAEAAGSGGTVEVRIEPDKDGGASVAISDSGPGVKPEDRRRLFEPFFTTKSTGTGLGLAVSQAIAEAHGGRIEADTGPLGGARFTLRLPPASAEREAMA; translated from the coding sequence ATGCTGCCCACCTCCGGCTCCACGACCCGCAAGCTCCTGCTCGCATTCGGCGCGCTCGTGGCCCTCTTCACCGCCGCGTCGGGCTTCGCGCTCGCCCGGCTGGCCGACATCCACGACGGCTCGCACCAGCTGCGCGAAGCCGGCAACCGCGTCCGTGATGCGCTCGAGCTCGCCACCGCCGTGCGAGACCAGTACGCCCACGTGGCGCACACCATCATCCTCGGCAACGCGAGCCACGTTCACTTCCACGAGGAATCCCGGGCGCGCGTCGAAGCGCTCACCCGCCGTCTCCGTGAGCAGGCACAGGACGACGAGGAGCGCGCCTGGGTGGCCGACATCCAGGAGAACGGCGATGCCCTCGAGCGCCTGTACCGCGACTCCCTCCTCCCCGCCGTGCTCGCGAAGGACCACGCCACCGTCACCGCAGTCCACAGTCGGGTGCTCGAGCGCGTGTCGCTCGTCCAAGCCCGCGCCGAATCCCTGGCGCATCGCTTCGACAACTCCATCGGCTCCTTCGAGGCCCACGTCGGCGCCGTCGAACACAACAGCTTCCGCTGGGCGCTGCTCCTGCTCGGTGGCGCCACGCTGTTCGCCATCGGCGTGGGCATCTACATCGGTAACTCCGTGGCCCGCCCCGTGGCTCGCCTGTCCGAGGGCGCCGCGCGCCTTGCCCAGGGAGACCTCGACACGCGCATCCCCGAGAATGACCCCGGAGAGCTCGGCCAGCTCGCCGCGCAGTTCAACCGCATGACCGAGGCCCTGCGCACCCACCAAGCCCAGCTCGTCCAACACGAGAAGCTCGCGAGCGTCGGCCGCCTCGCCGCGGGTGTGGCGCATGAAATCAACAATCCCCTGGGCGTCATCCTCGGCTATGTGCGCATCCTCCAACGCAAGGCGGAGGGCCCCCTGGCCGAGGACCTCAAGGTGGTCGAGGAGGAGGCCGTGCGCTGCCAGCAGATTGTCGAAGGGCTGCTCGACCTCTCCCGCCCGGGCCATGGACCGATGGAGAAAGTCTCCGTGCGAGAGACCTGTGAGGACGTCGTGGCGAGACTGCGAGAAGCCGAGCGACTCGGTCAGGTGGAGGTGCGCGTGGAGGGCACCGCGAGCGCATGGGCCCAGCCCCTGCGCCTGCGCCAGGTCCTGCTCAACCTCGTGAAGAACGCCGCGGAGGCCGCGGGCTCGGGCGGCACCGTCGAGGTGCGAATCGAGCCCGACAAGGACGGAGGCGCCAGCGTGGCCATCTCCGACTCCGGGCCCGGCGTGAAGCCCGAGGACCGTCGCCGCCTCTTCGAGCCCTTCTTCACCACCAAGTCCACGGGCACCGGCCTGGGGCTCGCCGTGAGCCAGGCCATCGCGGAGGCGCACGGAGGACGCATCGAAGCGGACACAGGTCCACTCGGGGGTGCACGCTTCACCCTGCGGCTCCCACCCGCCTCCGCCGAGAGAGAGGCCATGGCATGA
- a CDS encoding sigma-54 dependent transcriptional regulator produces the protein MSTPSKPTVLVVDDKENMRKLFSRILGDAYAVTEAADGEQAIALLASHAFDVVVTDIQMPGADGFAVLREVKHRAPDTQVILVTAYASIPKAVEAIKEGAYDYLSKPFDPDEVALVVARALEKRRQGHEATNLKARLAVAPELHGLLGGSGAMQALHGLLSQVATRDLTVLLTGETGTGKELAARAVHRESPRAAKPFVAVNCGALPAELVESELFGHAKGAFTGATAAKPGLFEEAHGGTLFLDEIGDLPLPVQVKLNRALQEKEVRRVGTTSAVRVDVRVVAATHRDLSAEVSAGRFREDLYYRLNVVTVQLPPLRERREDIPLLAMHFLSRAGRPEVEGFTSEALRALAAHDWPGNVRQLENAVARAVAVTKGPRITPEDLPPELNTARAAVTGATAPGVRATSDSLAKLPYREAVDGARDAVSREYLSALMQEFGGNVTHAAERAGMERESLHRLLKRYGVRSEDFKRSE, from the coding sequence ATGAGCACGCCCTCGAAACCCACGGTCCTCGTCGTCGACGACAAGGAGAACATGCGCAAGCTGTTCTCCCGCATCCTTGGAGACGCCTACGCGGTGACGGAGGCCGCGGACGGAGAGCAGGCCATCGCCCTGCTCGCGTCACATGCGTTCGACGTGGTGGTGACGGACATCCAGATGCCGGGGGCGGATGGCTTCGCCGTGCTGCGAGAAGTGAAGCACCGGGCCCCGGACACCCAGGTCATCCTCGTCACCGCCTACGCGAGCATTCCCAAGGCCGTGGAGGCCATCAAGGAAGGCGCCTACGACTACCTCTCCAAGCCCTTCGACCCGGACGAAGTGGCGCTGGTGGTGGCGAGGGCCCTCGAGAAGCGCCGTCAGGGGCACGAAGCGACGAACCTGAAGGCACGCCTCGCCGTGGCGCCCGAGCTTCACGGTCTCCTGGGCGGAAGCGGCGCGATGCAAGCGCTGCACGGCCTGTTGTCGCAGGTCGCGACCCGAGACCTCACCGTGCTGCTCACTGGGGAGACTGGCACCGGCAAGGAGCTGGCCGCGAGAGCCGTGCACCGCGAGAGCCCGCGAGCCGCGAAGCCCTTCGTCGCCGTGAACTGCGGAGCGCTCCCAGCGGAGCTCGTGGAGAGCGAGCTCTTCGGTCATGCGAAGGGCGCCTTCACCGGAGCCACCGCCGCGAAGCCGGGCCTCTTCGAGGAGGCCCACGGAGGCACGCTGTTCCTCGACGAGATTGGCGATCTCCCATTGCCCGTGCAGGTGAAGCTCAATCGCGCGCTCCAGGAGAAGGAGGTCCGTCGGGTTGGCACCACCAGTGCGGTGAGGGTCGACGTCCGAGTCGTGGCCGCCACACACAGGGACTTGTCCGCCGAAGTCTCGGCGGGCCGCTTCCGCGAGGACCTCTACTACCGGCTCAACGTCGTGACGGTGCAGCTGCCTCCGCTGCGCGAGCGGCGAGAGGACATTCCTCTCCTCGCGATGCACTTCCTGTCCCGAGCCGGACGTCCCGAAGTCGAGGGCTTCACCTCCGAGGCCCTGCGAGCCCTCGCTGCGCACGATTGGCCCGGGAACGTGCGTCAGCTCGAGAACGCGGTGGCGCGAGCCGTGGCCGTGACGAAGGGCCCGCGCATCACCCCCGAGGACCTGCCCCCGGAGCTCAACACCGCACGCGCCGCGGTGACGGGAGCCACGGCACCCGGAGTCAGGGCCACGAGCGACTCCCTGGCGAAGTTGCCCTACCGAGAGGCGGTGGACGGAGCGAGGGACGCGGTGTCCCGCGAGTACCTCTCCGCGCTGATGCAGGAGTTCGGCGGCAACGTCACCCACGCGGCCGAGCGCGCGGGCATGGAGCGTGAGAGCCTCCACCGTCTGCTCAAGCGCTACGGAGTGCGCTCGGAGGACTTCAAGCGCTCCGAGTAG
- a CDS encoding MetQ/NlpA family ABC transporter substrate-binding protein, which translates to MKPPSSFLLIPLAFAAISAALLVGTGCKKSEAPATGEAPGVPTLKVGVNPVPHGEILRAAVPVALRDGVRVEVVEFTDYVQPNIALADGQLDANYFQHVPYLERFAADRKLSLSSAGAVHLEPLALYSTKYRQLAELPEGAQVTIPSDPSNASRALHLLEDHGLLRLRENVGAAATVQDVVGNPRKLELREIDAEQQPRTLEDVAAAVINGNYFLEAQKHLKLDAKVLASESSARNPYANVIVVRKGDDARPEVRVLLKALQSAEVRKFIEANYGGAVVPAF; encoded by the coding sequence ATGAAGCCACCTTCATCGTTCCTGCTGATTCCCTTGGCTTTCGCCGCCATCTCCGCCGCGTTGCTGGTGGGGACGGGCTGCAAGAAGTCCGAAGCCCCCGCCACGGGCGAGGCCCCGGGCGTTCCCACCCTCAAGGTCGGCGTCAATCCCGTGCCCCATGGGGAGATTCTCCGCGCGGCGGTGCCCGTGGCCCTGCGCGACGGCGTGCGCGTCGAGGTGGTCGAGTTCACCGACTATGTGCAGCCCAACATCGCGCTGGCCGATGGACAGCTCGATGCCAACTACTTCCAGCATGTGCCGTACCTGGAGCGCTTCGCCGCGGACCGGAAGCTGTCGCTGAGCAGCGCCGGGGCCGTGCATCTGGAGCCGCTCGCGCTGTACTCGACGAAGTACCGTCAGCTCGCGGAGCTGCCCGAGGGCGCGCAGGTCACCATCCCGTCGGACCCCAGCAATGCGTCGCGTGCGCTGCACCTGCTGGAGGACCATGGGTTGCTGCGCCTGCGTGAGAACGTGGGGGCCGCCGCCACCGTGCAGGACGTGGTGGGCAACCCGCGCAAGCTGGAGCTGCGGGAGATTGATGCCGAGCAGCAGCCGCGCACGCTGGAGGACGTGGCCGCCGCGGTCATCAACGGCAACTACTTCCTGGAGGCGCAGAAGCACTTGAAGCTCGATGCCAAGGTGCTCGCCAGCGAGTCCTCCGCGCGCAACCCGTACGCGAATGTGATTGTGGTCCGGAAGGGCGACGATGCCCGCCCCGAGGTCCGCGTGCTGCTCAAGGCGCTCCAGTCCGCCGAGGTGCGCAAGTTCATCGAGGCGAACTACGGCGGCGCGGTGGTTCCCGCATTCTGA
- a CDS encoding methionine ABC transporter permease translates to MPPELARWLWTATLETLYMTSVATLLVVLVGLPLGVLLVLTDRGGLWERPALNRVLGTLVNVGRSVPFIILMVAIVPLTRWLVGTTIGTTAAIVPLVVAAIPFMGRVVEQALREVDAGLVEAAIAMGSTHQRVIFRVLLPEALPSLVRGTALMVISLLGYSAMAGAVGGGGLGDLAVKYGYMRFRTDVMLGCLAVLLALVQLVQWLGDGLASRFDHTSSAPHRAHD, encoded by the coding sequence GTGCCGCCTGAACTTGCTCGCTGGTTGTGGACGGCCACGCTGGAGACGCTCTACATGACGTCCGTGGCCACGTTGCTCGTGGTGCTCGTGGGGTTGCCCCTGGGCGTGCTGCTGGTGCTGACGGACCGGGGCGGCCTGTGGGAGCGACCGGCGCTGAACCGCGTGCTGGGCACGCTGGTCAACGTGGGGCGCTCGGTGCCCTTCATCATCCTGATGGTGGCGATCGTCCCGCTGACGCGGTGGCTGGTGGGGACGACCATTGGCACCACGGCGGCCATCGTTCCACTGGTGGTCGCGGCGATTCCGTTCATGGGCCGCGTGGTGGAGCAGGCGCTGCGGGAGGTGGATGCGGGCCTCGTGGAGGCGGCCATCGCGATGGGCTCCACGCACCAGCGCGTCATCTTCCGCGTGTTGCTGCCGGAGGCCCTGCCTTCTCTCGTGCGCGGGACGGCGCTCATGGTTATCAGCCTGCTCGGCTACAGCGCCATGGCGGGAGCCGTGGGTGGAGGTGGGCTGGGAGACCTCGCGGTGAAGTACGGCTACATGCGCTTCCGCACCGACGTCATGCTGGGCTGCCTCGCCGTGCTGTTGGCGCTGGTGCAGCTCGTGCAGTGGTTGGGGGATGGCCTGGCCTCCCGGTTCGACCACACGAGCTCCGCGCCCCATCGCGCACACGACTGA